In Gopherus evgoodei ecotype Sinaloan lineage chromosome 10, rGopEvg1_v1.p, whole genome shotgun sequence, a single window of DNA contains:
- the LOC115658993 gene encoding zona pellucida sperm-binding protein 3-like has protein sequence MGYGGGLGFAVLCWAVSGVICYNPWDFSRSDSAIWRPNLRVESPQRQPRVSSLAQPYPWAQVDSSQLRAVSLLQPVTVQCEEAQLVITVHRDLFGTGRLIKAADLSLGPAACQYTSLNAAENTVTFEAGLHECGSTLQMTPDSLVYSTSLNYKPTPASNPVILRTNPAVIPIECHYPRKDNVSSKAIKPTWVPFSSTLSAEERLAFSLRLMNDDWSAERLSNGFQLGEVMHIQADVSTGNHVSLRLFVDSCVATLTPDRDSSPHYSVIDFNGCLVDGKSDDTTSAFISPRPRQDTLQFMVDVFRFAGEARNLIYMTCHLKVTAAEQAPDPLNKACSFNKAGNIWSPVEGTRDICRCCETGNCGLAGQSRRVRPLDRWPRRRFQRDVTSRHGDSSVRETEADVVVGPLFITYAYQGSRNLVEEQTEVGKAASPGMEETPGLVLGLSLVAAAIGLASVILIICFIYKNHSCAMAGAVM, from the exons ATGGGGTATGGAGGTGGCCTGGGCTTTGCTGTTCTGTGCTGGGCTGTCAGTGGGGTGATCTGTTACAATCCCTGGGATTTCTCTAGGAGTGACTCAGCTATCTGGAGACCCAACCTCAGGGTTGAGAGCCCTCAGAGACAACCCCGTGTATCTTCTCTTGCCCAGCCCTACCCCTGGGCTCAGGTTGATTCTTCCCAGCTCAGGGCTGTGTCTCTGCTGCAGCCTGTCACAGTGCAGTGTGAGGAAGCTCAGCTGGTGATCACTGTGCATAGGGATCTATTTGGGACAGGGAGACTGATCAAAGCTGCCGATCTgagccttggcccagctgcctGCCAGTACACATCCCTTAATGCTGCAGAGAACACAGTGACCTTTGAAGCTGGGCTCCATGAATGTGGTAGCACCTTGCAG ATGACTCCAGACTCCCTGGTTTACAGCACAAGCCTGAACTATAAGCCCACCCCTGCCAGCAACCCAGTAATCCTGAGAACCAATCCAGCTGTGATTCCTATTGAGTGTCACTATCCAAG GAAGGACAATGTGAGCAGTAAAGCCATCAAGCCAACCTGGGTTCCCTTCAGCTCCACTCTGTCTGCAGAGGAGAGGCTGGCTTTCTCCCTGCGCCTGATGAATG ATGACTGGAGTGCTGAGAGACTCTCCAATGGGTTCCAGCTGGGGGAGGTCATGCATATCCAAGCTGATGTCAGCACCGGGAACCATGTGTCTCTGAGGCTTTTTGTGGACAGCTGTGTGGCCACCCTGACCCCAGACAGGGACTCCTCTCCCCACTattctgtcattgacttcaatgg ATGCCTGGTGGATGGGAAGTCAGATGACACCACTTCAGCCTTCATATCCCCCAGACCCAGGCAGGACACACTGCAGTTCATGGTGGATGTGTTTAGGTTTGCAGGAGAAGCCAGGAATTTG ATCTACATGACCTGTCATCTGAAAGTCACTGCAGCTGAGCAAGCCCCAGATCCCTTGAACAAGGCTTGTTCCTTCAACAAAGCAGGCAACAT CTGGTCTCCAGTGGAAGGCACCAGAGACATCTGCAGGTGCTGTGAGACTGGGAACTGTGGGCTGGCTGGACAGTCTAGAAGAGTCAGACCTCTGGACAGATGGCCAAGGAGGCGCTTCCAGAGAGATGTGACCTCCAGGCATG GTGACTCCTCAGTGAGGGAAACTGAAGCTGATGTTGTGGTAGGACCTCTATTCATCACTTATGCCTATCAGGGATCCAGAAATCTTGTGGAAGAACAAACAGAAGTAGGGAAGGCAGCATCACCAG GCATGGAAGAGACTCCTGGGCTGGTGCTTGGGCTGAGCTTGGTGGCTGCTGCTATTGGTTTGGCCTCTGTGATTCTAATCATCTGCTTCATCTACAAAAACCACAGCTGTGCAATGGCTGGTGCTGTCATGTGA